A stretch of the Lactuca sativa cultivar Salinas chromosome 9, Lsat_Salinas_v11, whole genome shotgun sequence genome encodes the following:
- the LOC111889804 gene encoding josephin-like protein: MGDEQKQIYHEKQKLQFCLLHSLNNLFQEKDAFTRKDLDDIAEQLVKEDPYEGNRMPFSVIFKPHHNSLTGNYDINVLITAVER; the protein is encoded by the exons ATGGGAGATGAACAGAAGCAGATATATCATGAAAAACAGAAGTTACAATTTTGCCTCTTACACTCTCTCAACAATCTCTTCCAG GAGAAGGATGCGTTTACAAGAAAAGATTTGGATGATATAGCTGAACAGCTTGTTAAAGAAGATCCATATGAAGGAAACCGGATGCCTTTTTCAGTTATCTTCAAGCCTCATCATAATTCACTAACAGGTAATTATGACATAAATGTGTTAATTACTGCAGTTGAAAGATAA
- the LOC111889747 gene encoding receptor kinase-like protein Xa21 — MQLTLLLYLVPKMNFRIEFFFSSLVMFLLTTTISSSNGGNETDYWALLQLKSMITLDPSESLSSWNASFHFCDWSGVICGKRHRRVIALNMFSQGLQGSISPYVGNLSFLRGLFLWNNSFHGTLPHELGRLSRLRYLQLGSNKFNGVIPTNLSGCSNIEIIGLYENNLLGSIPKEIGFLSKLTFILLQYNNLTGGIPAFLGNLTSMKVFNAFYNPLGGSIPDTFGNWKNLTEFSLGYTNLNGTIPHSIYNLSLLITFSLAENQLVGSLPSTLCEMLPHLEYLQLRNNQLTGSLPPSISNCSKLGLLEVNNNNFSGKLRIDFSKLNDIQSITLGDNVYGFGEADDMKFIDTMKKCSRLERLDLRNCKFQGLLPASIGNLSDQLRLLVILRNNLYGNLPSSIGNLVGLEVLVLSNNQFTGKIPYTISKLKNLQIAYLDRNQFSGPIPDAIGNLSLLTKLWLHSNRLDGHIPSSLGNCHNLLELKLDDNKLSSQIPKQLLQLLSLTIALDLSKNNLFGSIPIEVGDLKMLTSLDLSNNNLSGSIPSSLGGCISLSFLSLKGNLFNGMVPPSLSSMRGVSKLDLSHNNLSGQIPQFLQRLILLEYVNLSFNDFEGEVPMTGVFANASAFSVLGNSRLCGGLVELGLLKCKETRKAKKRFPLFAIVILIAFIVFTVLCFVYVWCMKRKGQPYQSSTDEQFMKISYTQLFKATNGFSEENLIGKGGFSSVYKGILKHDDGYVAVKVMHLQNRGAHKSFVTECEAWQSIRHRNLLKIMTSCSSVDFQGNDFKALVYEFMPNGSLHDWLHSPASKSRLTLLQRINILLDVAFALDYLHNHCISTIVHCDLKPSNILLDDDTVAHVGDFGLTRFLGTHANENSTTVIRGTIGYAPPEYGLGSEMATSGDVYSFGILVLEVMTGKMPTDNIFGEDLNLHKFAYTTLPDSITNIIDDDILPFLQEDAISKQGKLENANNIEHCVASIIKIGVSCSADSPPQRMNIKNVVHGLQHILETLQNI, encoded by the exons ATGCAATTAACCCTACTCCTATATTTAGTTCCAAAAATGAACTTTCGTATTGAGTTCTTCTTTTCTAGTCTTGTAATGTTTCTGCTTACCACCACCATTTCTTCTTCTAATGGCGGAAACGAGACTGATTATTGGGCGTTACTGCAGTTGAAGTCGATGATCACTCTGGATCCATCCGAATCTCTAAGCTCTTGGAACGCTTCCTTTCATTTCTGTGATTGGAGTGGTGTTATATGTGGGAAGCGACACAGAAGAGTGATTGCTCTAAACATGTTTTCACAAGGCCTACAAGGCTCGATATCTCCTTATGTAGGGAACCTCAGTTTTCTTCGTGGGTTATTTCTCTGGAACAACAGCTTTCATGGAACCCTCCCTCATGAACTTGGTCGTCTATCCAGGTTACGTTACCTCCAACTTGGCTCTAACAAATTCAACGGAGTCATTCCAACCAACTTGTCTGGTTGTTCTAACATTGAAATAATTGGACTTTATGAAAACAATCTACTTGGAAGCATACCCAAAGAGATTGGTTTCCTCTCGAAACTTACTTTCATTTTACTTCAGTATAATAACTTAACAGGTGGAATCCCAGCTTTCTTGGGGAATTTAACGTCAATGAAAGTGTTCAATGCATTCTACAACCCGTTGGGTGGGAGCATTCCAGACACCTTCGGCAATTGGAAAAACTTAACGGAGTTTAGTTTGGGTTATACCAACTTAAATGGAACTATCCCTCATTCCATTTATAACCTCTCACTCCtaataactttttccttggctgaAAATCAGCTTGTTGGTAGTCTTCCCTCAACCTTATGTGAAATGCTCCCTCATCTTGAGTATCTTCAATTAAGGAATAACCAACTAACCGGATCTCTTCCACCCTCGATATCTAATTGCTCGAAGTTAGGACTTCTTGAGGTGAACAACAATAATTTTAGTGGGAAGCTGAGAATCGACTTTTCAAAACTAAATGATATCCAGTCAATAACCTTGGGTGATAATGTTTATGGATTCGGAGAAGCTGATGATATGAAGTTTATTGATACTATGAAAAAATGCAGTAGATTAGAGAGATTAGATCTTCGGAATTGCAAGTTTCAGGGATTGTTACCCGCATCAATTGGTAATCTTTCTGATCAACTTCGTCTTCTTGTTATACTACGAAATAATTTATATGGAAACCTCCCTTCAAGTATAGGTAATCTAGTGGGCTTAGAAGTTTTAGTTTTGTCTAATAACCAGTTCACAGGAAAAATCCCTTATACCATTTCTAAGCTTAAAAACCTACAAATTGCTTATCTAGATAGGAACCAATTTTCAGGGCCGATTCCAGATGCCATTGGGAACTTATCATTGTTGACTAAACTTTGGTTACATTCCAATAGATTGGATGGGCATATTCCATCAAGCTTGGGAAATTGTCATAATCTATTAGAGTTGAAGCTTGATGACAATAAACTCAGCAGCCAAATACCAAAACAACTTCTTCAACTTTTATCTCTAACCATAGCATTAGATCTTTCTAAAAACAACCTATTTGGGTCGATTCCAATAGAGGTTGGTGACCTCAAGATGCTGACTTCTTTGGATTTATCCAACAATAACCTATCAGGTAGCATTCCTAGTAGCCTTGGTGGTTGTATTAGCCTTTCATTCTTATCACTTAAAGGTAACTTATTTAATGGCATGGTACCACCATCGTTAAGTTCCATGAGAGGAGTTTCGAAACTCGATCTCTCTCATAATAATTTATCAGGCCAAATTCCACAATTCTTACAACGGTTGATCTTATTAGAATACGTAAACCTATCCTTCAATGATTTTGAGGGTGAAGTACCGATGACAGGAGTGTTTGCCAATGCAAGTGCATTTTCTGTTTTGGGGAATAGTAGGCTTTGTGGTGGCTTGGTTGAACTTGGGTTACTTAAATGCAAGGAGACACGCAAAGCTAAAAAAAGATTTCCACTGTTTGCTATAGTCATTTTGATTGCATTCATAGTTTTCACGGTGTTATGCTTTGTCTATGTTTGGTGTATGAAAAGGAAAGGccaaccttatcaatcatcaacgGATGAACAATTCATGAAAATATCATATACTCAACTTTTCAAGGCTACCAATGGCTTCTCCGAAGAAAATTTGATTGGCAAGGGTGGGTTCAGTTCTGTTTATAAAGGAATCCTTAAACATGATGATGGATATGTTGCAGTCAAAGTCATGCATCTTCAAAACCGAGGTGCACACAAAAGCTTTGTAACAGAGTGTGAAGCATGGCAGAGTATTCGACACCGGAATTTATTGAAGATAATGACTTCATGTTCAAGTGTTGACTTTCAAGGAAATGACTTCAAAGCTTTGGTATACGAGTTCATGCCCAATGGAAGTTTACATGATTGGTTGCATTCACCCGCAAGTAAATCTAGACTCACCCTTCTTCAAAGAATAAATATTCTCCTTGATGTTGCATTTGCACTCGACTATCTTCACAATCACTGCATATCAACCATTGTTCATTGTGACTTGAAGCCTAGCAACATTCTACTCGATGATGATACGGTGGCTCATGTTGGAGATTTTGGTTTAACTCGATTTCTTGGAACACATGCAAACGAAAACAGCACAACTGTGATTCGGGGAACAATCGGTTATGCACCTCCGG AGTATGGTCTCGGGAGTGAGATGGCAACTAGTGGTGATGTCTACAGTTTTGGGATACTAGTATTGGAGGTGATGACAGGAAAAATGCCAACAGACAACATCTTTGGCGAAGATCTTAACCTTCATAAGTTTGCTTACACAACCTTGCCAGACTCTATAACCAATATTATTGATGATGACATTCTACCTTTTCTTCAAGAGGATGCTATTTCTAAGCAAGGTAAGTTAGAAAATGCAAATAATATAGAACATTGTGTGGCTTCAATTATCAAGATTGGAGTATCATGCTCCGCGGATTCCCCACCACAACGGATGAATATCAAAAATGTTGTCCACGGGTTGCAACATATTCTGGAAACACTTCAAAATATTTGA
- the LOC111889733 gene encoding uncharacterized protein LOC111889733, translating to MVRILESDTTTIDARNKLKAKFINNKGSSVAALEQEFSNLNLVAFSPMEAYCRKLKDLANLLGDVDNPAAEARLILQMVRRLPPEFDITGEYINQSSPSWQMARSM from the coding sequence ATGGTTCGAATTCTAGAAAGTGATACCACTACTATAGATGCACGGAACAAACTCAAAGCAAAATTTATTAATAACAAAGGCTCTAGTGTAGCAGCCCTCGAACAAGAATTTTCCAATCTCAATCTAGTTGCATTTTCGCCAATGGAAGCCTATTGTCGGAAATTGAAAGATTTAGCAAACCTACTAGGAGATGTTGATAACCCTGCCGCTGAAGCAAGACTCATCTTACAGATGGTTCGTAGACTACCACCAGAATTTGATATCACCGGGGAATATATCAATCAAAGCTCTCCATCATGGCAGATGGCTCGTAGCATGTGA